Proteins encoded together in one Pseudomonas sp. ADAK13 window:
- a CDS encoding vWA domain-containing protein, whose translation MSRPLLLLRPAAQGFTVTLLVALAGCGLSASRDVAKPAESAPVAQLQSEPVRAEGATVKRMVAPAPMASQFVMRDSAAMEYREQYQNLPDNPIRSVAETPVSTFSVDVDTGSYANVRRFLNQGSLPPEGAVRLEEMVNYFTYDYALPTDGTPFGVTTEVAPSPWNPHTRLLRIGIKASDRAVADLAPANLVFLVDVSGSMNRREGLPLVKSTLKLLVDQLRDQDRVSLVVYAGESRVVLKPTSGRDKTTIRNAIDQLTAGGSTAGASGIEMAYQMAREGFIYKGINRILLATDGDFNVGVSDFDSLKQMAVDQRKSGVSLTTLGFGVDNYNEQLMEQLADAGDGNYAYIDNLREARKVLVDQLSSTLAVVARDVKLQVEFNPAQVSEYRLLGYENRALKREDFNNDKVDAGEIGAGHTVTALYEIVPKGAQGWLEPLRYASPPNADGKTSELAMLRVRYKPAEGGNSRLIEHPINNEQNAKPSDDLRFSAAVAAFAQQLKGDGRYTGSMSFKDTAALARSARGDDPFGLRGEFVQLVELAQSLQAPAKH comes from the coding sequence ATGTCCCGTCCTCTTCTGCTGTTGCGCCCTGCCGCCCAAGGCTTCACCGTGACCCTGCTGGTGGCGCTTGCCGGATGTGGGCTTTCTGCATCCCGTGATGTGGCCAAGCCGGCTGAATCTGCACCCGTTGCGCAGCTGCAAAGCGAACCCGTCCGCGCTGAGGGTGCCACGGTCAAGCGGATGGTTGCGCCGGCACCGATGGCGTCGCAGTTTGTGATGCGTGACTCGGCCGCCATGGAGTACCGGGAGCAATATCAGAACCTCCCGGACAATCCGATCCGCAGCGTGGCCGAAACGCCGGTCTCCACCTTCAGCGTCGATGTCGACACCGGCAGCTATGCCAACGTAAGGCGTTTCCTCAACCAAGGCAGCCTGCCACCTGAAGGTGCTGTGCGACTGGAGGAGATGGTCAATTACTTCACCTACGACTACGCGTTGCCCACCGACGGCACGCCCTTTGGCGTGACCACCGAAGTGGCACCGTCACCGTGGAACCCCCACACCCGATTGCTGCGCATTGGCATCAAGGCCTCGGACCGCGCCGTGGCGGACCTGGCACCGGCCAACCTGGTGTTCCTGGTGGACGTGTCCGGCTCGATGAACCGGCGCGAAGGCCTGCCGCTGGTCAAGAGCACCCTGAAATTACTGGTGGACCAACTGCGTGACCAGGACCGCGTGTCGCTGGTGGTCTACGCCGGTGAATCGCGGGTGGTGCTCAAGCCTACGTCGGGTCGGGACAAAACCACGATCCGCAACGCCATCGACCAGTTGACCGCCGGCGGCTCCACCGCAGGCGCCTCGGGTATCGAAATGGCCTACCAAATGGCCCGCGAAGGGTTTATCTACAAAGGCATCAACCGCATCCTGCTGGCCACCGACGGCGACTTCAATGTGGGTGTCAGTGACTTCGACAGCCTGAAGCAAATGGCCGTGGACCAGCGCAAAAGCGGCGTGTCCCTGACCACCCTCGGCTTTGGTGTGGATAACTACAACGAACAGCTGATGGAACAACTGGCCGACGCCGGTGACGGTAACTACGCCTACATCGACAACCTGCGTGAAGCCCGCAAGGTGCTGGTGGACCAACTCAGCTCGACCCTCGCGGTGGTGGCCCGGGATGTGAAACTGCAAGTGGAATTCAACCCGGCACAGGTCAGCGAATACCGACTGCTGGGCTATGAAAACCGCGCCTTGAAGCGAGAGGATTTCAACAACGACAAGGTCGATGCCGGAGAGATCGGTGCAGGGCACACGGTGACCGCGTTGTATGAAATTGTCCCGAAGGGCGCGCAGGGCTGGCTGGAGCCACTGCGCTACGCATCGCCACCCAACGCTGACGGTAAAACCTCCGAATTGGCCATGCTGCGAGTACGCTACAAGCCGGCTGAAGGCGGCAATAGCCGACTGATCGAACACCCGATCAACAACGAGCAGAACGCCAAACCCAGCGACGACCTGCGCTTCTCTGCCGCCGTGGCCGCCTTCGCCCAGCAACTCAAGGGTGATGGCCGCTACACTGGCAGCATGAGCTTCAAGGACACGGCCGCACTGGCCCGCTCCGCCCGGGGCGACGACCCCTTCGGTTTGCGCGGCGAGTTTGTGCAACTGGTTGAATTGGCCCAGAGCCTCCAGGCACCGGCCAAACACTGA